A region of Streptomyces sp. TG1A-60 DNA encodes the following proteins:
- a CDS encoding APC family permease, with amino-acid sequence MTDNNGGFLRVLGRGDVLALAFGAMIGFGWIVLTSGFISDAGPVGAAIAITAGGVIVTLVGLTYAELVSAMPHAGGEHHYALRALGGRGAFLASWAMVLGYVSVAAFEAVALPHSMVNLFPDMLVGHMWTIADYDVYASWVAVGVIAAIAITAVNYIGIRPAAVFQTIAVLFLLCAGAALLLGALKGGSADNMEPMVSGGMDGIFTVLVAVPFLFVGFDVIPQSAGEIKLPYRQVGRLLVISVLCATAWYVMIMLTVGSGLSASALAESNLAAADAMTALWNSQVMGNVLVIGGIAGILTSWNAFLIGGSRLLYAMAESRMIPAWFGTMHPKYRTPANAVLFIGGLSVLAPFFGRPMLVWLVDAGGINIVVAYVVVVLSFLVLRRREPGMERPFRTPAGPAVGVAALVLSLGLGVLYLPGMPAALVWPSEWLIVGAWWLAGAFFMWRLPKVAAGEDAEQRLIAAVAAR; translated from the coding sequence ATGACGGACAACAACGGCGGATTCCTCAGAGTGCTCGGCAGAGGAGACGTTCTGGCACTGGCCTTCGGGGCCATGATCGGTTTCGGGTGGATCGTTCTCACCTCCGGTTTCATCAGCGACGCCGGCCCGGTGGGCGCGGCGATCGCCATCACCGCCGGCGGCGTGATCGTCACGCTCGTCGGGCTCACGTACGCGGAGCTGGTCTCCGCCATGCCGCACGCGGGCGGCGAGCACCACTACGCGCTGCGGGCGCTCGGCGGCCGGGGCGCCTTCCTGGCCTCCTGGGCCATGGTCCTCGGCTATGTGTCGGTCGCCGCGTTCGAGGCCGTCGCGCTGCCCCACAGCATGGTCAACCTCTTCCCCGACATGCTCGTGGGCCACATGTGGACGATCGCCGACTACGACGTCTACGCGAGCTGGGTCGCCGTCGGGGTGATCGCCGCGATCGCCATCACGGCCGTGAACTACATCGGCATACGTCCGGCGGCGGTTTTCCAGACCATCGCGGTGCTGTTCCTGCTCTGCGCGGGCGCCGCGCTGCTTCTCGGAGCCCTCAAGGGCGGGTCCGCCGACAACATGGAGCCGATGGTCAGCGGGGGCATGGACGGGATCTTCACGGTGCTGGTCGCCGTGCCCTTCCTCTTCGTGGGCTTCGACGTGATCCCGCAGTCCGCCGGTGAGATCAAGCTCCCGTACCGCCAGGTGGGCAGGCTCCTGGTGATCTCCGTGCTCTGTGCGACCGCGTGGTACGTGATGATCATGCTGACCGTGGGCTCCGGTCTCAGCGCCTCCGCCCTCGCCGAGTCCAACCTCGCCGCCGCCGACGCCATGACCGCCCTGTGGAACAGCCAGGTCATGGGCAACGTCCTCGTCATCGGTGGCATCGCGGGCATCCTGACGAGCTGGAACGCCTTCCTCATCGGCGGCAGCCGACTGCTGTACGCCATGGCCGAGTCCCGCATGATCCCCGCCTGGTTCGGCACGATGCACCCGAAGTACCGCACCCCGGCCAACGCCGTGCTCTTCATCGGCGGCCTCTCGGTACTGGCTCCGTTCTTCGGACGGCCGATGCTGGTCTGGCTGGTCGACGCGGGCGGCATCAACATCGTCGTCGCCTACGTCGTCGTCGTGCTGTCCTTCCTGGTGCTGCGCCGCCGGGAGCCGGGCATGGAGCGCCCCTTCCGCACTCCGGCCGGACCGGCTGTCGGGGTCGCCGCGCTGGTGCTCAGCCTGGGGCTCGGCGTCCTCTACCTGCCCGGCATGCCCGCGGCCCTCGTCTGGCCCTCGGAGTGGCTGATCGTCGGCGCGTGGTGGCTGGCCGGCGCGTTCTTCATGTGGCGCCTGCCCAAGGTGGCGGCGGGCGAGGACGCCGAACAGCGCCTCATCGCCGCCGTCGCCGCCCGCTGA